One stretch of Pieris brassicae chromosome 8, ilPieBrab1.1, whole genome shotgun sequence DNA includes these proteins:
- the LOC123713670 gene encoding translation initiation factor IF-2-like isoform X1 has product MMPSPGSRDASCYSTHRTIHPVIFYAILFLLNSRCNRDNIGLFRVNVESPRRSRCPSPKKISPISLSNVQSSVSDLIGSIDYDSSGLDSIPARDIKLLQALVRKKEENDERDKLAEHFQKMWLKEKEEREAVEIQTSEQYRRYLHQKRVQDRRWYEFRSMQQAAVQQAKREQLMYSIQHKAQKSAEFRARKEDREIMKVIDRSMEEEARLCLAAERRLRLNAADNLRKRAELYHAERKEDEARLKRRAMLRGTAKRVSINNALTSWETALQRHELASEDAARRATYATLYARKRARGFRVTRAMDKRRARARRIAAVTELMRDAIKNT; this is encoded by the exons ttatCTTCTATGCTATACTATTCTTACTGAATAGTAGATGCAACCGAGACAACATAGGCCTCTTCAGGGTGAATGTAG aGTCCCCGAGGCGTTCGCGATGTCCCTCTCCGAAGAAAATTTCACCGATAAGCCTTTCGAATG TTCAAAGCTCAGTTTCAGACCTCATAGGTTCAATAGACTATGATAGCAGTGGCTTGGATTCGATTCCCGCGAGGGATATAAAATTACTACAGGCCTTAGTaagaaagaaagaagaaaaCGATGAAAGGGACAAACTAGCTGAACACTTCCAGAAGATGTggttaaaagaaaaagaagaaagaGAGGCT GTGGAAATCCAAACATCGGAACAATATCGCCGCTACTTACACCAGAAACGAGTTCAAGATAGAAGATGGTATGAATTTCGTTCGATGCAGCAGGCAGCCGTACAGCAGGCTAAGAGGGAGCAATTGATGTACTCCATACAACATAAAGCACAAAAAAGCGCAGAGTTTAGAGCACGGAAAGAAGATAGGGAA ATAATGAAAGTAATCGATAGATCGATGGAGGAAGAAGCTCGTTTATGTCTGGCTGCAGAGCGGCGACTGCGACTCAACGCTGCGGACAATTTGCGGAAAAGAGCTGAACTATACCATGCGGAAAGAAAAGAGGACGAAGCCAGACTAAAACGGCGCGCTATGTTACGAGGTACGGCTAAG CGTGTTTCAATAAACAACGCCCTAACAAGTTGGGAGACAGCACTACAACGTCACGAGTTAGCCAGCGAGGACGCAGCGCGGCGTGCGACGTATGCGACGTTGTATGCAAGGAAACGAGCACGTGGCTTTAGAGTGACGCGCGCTATGGACAAGCGGCGCGCGAGAGCGAGACGGATAGCTGCTGTCACTGAGCTCATGCGGGACGCTATTAAGAATACCTAG
- the LOC123713670 gene encoding translation initiation factor IF-2-like isoform X5 — MMPSPGSRDASCYSTHRTIHPESPRRSRCPSPKKISPISLSNGSIDYDSSGLDSIPARDIKLLQALVRKKEENDERDKLAEHFQKMWLKEKEEREAVEIQTSEQYRRYLHQKRVQDRRWYEFRSMQQAAVQQAKREQLMYSIQHKAQKSAEFRARKEDREIMKVIDRSMEEEARLCLAAERRLRLNAADNLRKRAELYHAERKEDEARLKRRAMLRGTAKRVSINNALTSWETALQRHELASEDAARRATYATLYARKRARGFRVTRAMDKRRARARRIAAVTELMRDAIKNT, encoded by the exons aGTCCCCGAGGCGTTCGCGATGTCCCTCTCCGAAGAAAATTTCACCGATAAGCCTTTCGAATG GTTCAATAGACTATGATAGCAGTGGCTTGGATTCGATTCCCGCGAGGGATATAAAATTACTACAGGCCTTAGTaagaaagaaagaagaaaaCGATGAAAGGGACAAACTAGCTGAACACTTCCAGAAGATGTggttaaaagaaaaagaagaaagaGAGGCT GTGGAAATCCAAACATCGGAACAATATCGCCGCTACTTACACCAGAAACGAGTTCAAGATAGAAGATGGTATGAATTTCGTTCGATGCAGCAGGCAGCCGTACAGCAGGCTAAGAGGGAGCAATTGATGTACTCCATACAACATAAAGCACAAAAAAGCGCAGAGTTTAGAGCACGGAAAGAAGATAGGGAA ATAATGAAAGTAATCGATAGATCGATGGAGGAAGAAGCTCGTTTATGTCTGGCTGCAGAGCGGCGACTGCGACTCAACGCTGCGGACAATTTGCGGAAAAGAGCTGAACTATACCATGCGGAAAGAAAAGAGGACGAAGCCAGACTAAAACGGCGCGCTATGTTACGAGGTACGGCTAAG CGTGTTTCAATAAACAACGCCCTAACAAGTTGGGAGACAGCACTACAACGTCACGAGTTAGCCAGCGAGGACGCAGCGCGGCGTGCGACGTATGCGACGTTGTATGCAAGGAAACGAGCACGTGGCTTTAGAGTGACGCGCGCTATGGACAAGCGGCGCGCGAGAGCGAGACGGATAGCTGCTGTCACTGAGCTCATGCGGGACGCTATTAAGAATACCTAG
- the LOC123713670 gene encoding translation initiation factor IF-2-like isoform X2, with protein sequence MMPSPGSRDASCYSTHRTIHPESPRRSRCPSPKKISPISLSNVQSSVSDLIGSIDYDSSGLDSIPARDIKLLQALVRKKEENDERDKLAEHFQKMWLKEKEEREAVEIQTSEQYRRYLHQKRVQDRRWYEFRSMQQAAVQQAKREQLMYSIQHKAQKSAEFRARKEDREIMKVIDRSMEEEARLCLAAERRLRLNAADNLRKRAELYHAERKEDEARLKRRAMLRGTAKRVSINNALTSWETALQRHELASEDAARRATYATLYARKRARGFRVTRAMDKRRARARRIAAVTELMRDAIKNT encoded by the exons aGTCCCCGAGGCGTTCGCGATGTCCCTCTCCGAAGAAAATTTCACCGATAAGCCTTTCGAATG TTCAAAGCTCAGTTTCAGACCTCATAGGTTCAATAGACTATGATAGCAGTGGCTTGGATTCGATTCCCGCGAGGGATATAAAATTACTACAGGCCTTAGTaagaaagaaagaagaaaaCGATGAAAGGGACAAACTAGCTGAACACTTCCAGAAGATGTggttaaaagaaaaagaagaaagaGAGGCT GTGGAAATCCAAACATCGGAACAATATCGCCGCTACTTACACCAGAAACGAGTTCAAGATAGAAGATGGTATGAATTTCGTTCGATGCAGCAGGCAGCCGTACAGCAGGCTAAGAGGGAGCAATTGATGTACTCCATACAACATAAAGCACAAAAAAGCGCAGAGTTTAGAGCACGGAAAGAAGATAGGGAA ATAATGAAAGTAATCGATAGATCGATGGAGGAAGAAGCTCGTTTATGTCTGGCTGCAGAGCGGCGACTGCGACTCAACGCTGCGGACAATTTGCGGAAAAGAGCTGAACTATACCATGCGGAAAGAAAAGAGGACGAAGCCAGACTAAAACGGCGCGCTATGTTACGAGGTACGGCTAAG CGTGTTTCAATAAACAACGCCCTAACAAGTTGGGAGACAGCACTACAACGTCACGAGTTAGCCAGCGAGGACGCAGCGCGGCGTGCGACGTATGCGACGTTGTATGCAAGGAAACGAGCACGTGGCTTTAGAGTGACGCGCGCTATGGACAAGCGGCGCGCGAGAGCGAGACGGATAGCTGCTGTCACTGAGCTCATGCGGGACGCTATTAAGAATACCTAG
- the LOC123713670 gene encoding translation initiation factor IF-2-like isoform X4: protein MLPAIQHIGQFIQVPQQSPRRSRCPSPKKISPISLSNVQSSVSDLIGSIDYDSSGLDSIPARDIKLLQALVRKKEENDERDKLAEHFQKMWLKEKEEREAVEIQTSEQYRRYLHQKRVQDRRWYEFRSMQQAAVQQAKREQLMYSIQHKAQKSAEFRARKEDREIMKVIDRSMEEEARLCLAAERRLRLNAADNLRKRAELYHAERKEDEARLKRRAMLRGTAKRVSINNALTSWETALQRHELASEDAARRATYATLYARKRARGFRVTRAMDKRRARARRIAAVTELMRDAIKNT from the exons aGTCCCCGAGGCGTTCGCGATGTCCCTCTCCGAAGAAAATTTCACCGATAAGCCTTTCGAATG TTCAAAGCTCAGTTTCAGACCTCATAGGTTCAATAGACTATGATAGCAGTGGCTTGGATTCGATTCCCGCGAGGGATATAAAATTACTACAGGCCTTAGTaagaaagaaagaagaaaaCGATGAAAGGGACAAACTAGCTGAACACTTCCAGAAGATGTggttaaaagaaaaagaagaaagaGAGGCT GTGGAAATCCAAACATCGGAACAATATCGCCGCTACTTACACCAGAAACGAGTTCAAGATAGAAGATGGTATGAATTTCGTTCGATGCAGCAGGCAGCCGTACAGCAGGCTAAGAGGGAGCAATTGATGTACTCCATACAACATAAAGCACAAAAAAGCGCAGAGTTTAGAGCACGGAAAGAAGATAGGGAA ATAATGAAAGTAATCGATAGATCGATGGAGGAAGAAGCTCGTTTATGTCTGGCTGCAGAGCGGCGACTGCGACTCAACGCTGCGGACAATTTGCGGAAAAGAGCTGAACTATACCATGCGGAAAGAAAAGAGGACGAAGCCAGACTAAAACGGCGCGCTATGTTACGAGGTACGGCTAAG CGTGTTTCAATAAACAACGCCCTAACAAGTTGGGAGACAGCACTACAACGTCACGAGTTAGCCAGCGAGGACGCAGCGCGGCGTGCGACGTATGCGACGTTGTATGCAAGGAAACGAGCACGTGGCTTTAGAGTGACGCGCGCTATGGACAAGCGGCGCGCGAGAGCGAGACGGATAGCTGCTGTCACTGAGCTCATGCGGGACGCTATTAAGAATACCTAG
- the LOC123713670 gene encoding translation initiation factor IF-2-like isoform X3 — protein MMPSPGSRDASCYSTHRTIHPESPRRSRCPSPKKISPISLSNVSDLIGSIDYDSSGLDSIPARDIKLLQALVRKKEENDERDKLAEHFQKMWLKEKEEREAVEIQTSEQYRRYLHQKRVQDRRWYEFRSMQQAAVQQAKREQLMYSIQHKAQKSAEFRARKEDREIMKVIDRSMEEEARLCLAAERRLRLNAADNLRKRAELYHAERKEDEARLKRRAMLRGTAKRVSINNALTSWETALQRHELASEDAARRATYATLYARKRARGFRVTRAMDKRRARARRIAAVTELMRDAIKNT, from the exons aGTCCCCGAGGCGTTCGCGATGTCCCTCTCCGAAGAAAATTTCACCGATAAGCCTTTCGAATG TTTCAGACCTCATAGGTTCAATAGACTATGATAGCAGTGGCTTGGATTCGATTCCCGCGAGGGATATAAAATTACTACAGGCCTTAGTaagaaagaaagaagaaaaCGATGAAAGGGACAAACTAGCTGAACACTTCCAGAAGATGTggttaaaagaaaaagaagaaagaGAGGCT GTGGAAATCCAAACATCGGAACAATATCGCCGCTACTTACACCAGAAACGAGTTCAAGATAGAAGATGGTATGAATTTCGTTCGATGCAGCAGGCAGCCGTACAGCAGGCTAAGAGGGAGCAATTGATGTACTCCATACAACATAAAGCACAAAAAAGCGCAGAGTTTAGAGCACGGAAAGAAGATAGGGAA ATAATGAAAGTAATCGATAGATCGATGGAGGAAGAAGCTCGTTTATGTCTGGCTGCAGAGCGGCGACTGCGACTCAACGCTGCGGACAATTTGCGGAAAAGAGCTGAACTATACCATGCGGAAAGAAAAGAGGACGAAGCCAGACTAAAACGGCGCGCTATGTTACGAGGTACGGCTAAG CGTGTTTCAATAAACAACGCCCTAACAAGTTGGGAGACAGCACTACAACGTCACGAGTTAGCCAGCGAGGACGCAGCGCGGCGTGCGACGTATGCGACGTTGTATGCAAGGAAACGAGCACGTGGCTTTAGAGTGACGCGCGCTATGGACAAGCGGCGCGCGAGAGCGAGACGGATAGCTGCTGTCACTGAGCTCATGCGGGACGCTATTAAGAATACCTAG
- the LOC123713670 gene encoding translation initiation factor IF-2-like isoform X6: MLPAIQHIGQFIQVPQQSPRRSRCPSPKKISPISLSNVSDLIGSIDYDSSGLDSIPARDIKLLQALVRKKEENDERDKLAEHFQKMWLKEKEEREAVEIQTSEQYRRYLHQKRVQDRRWYEFRSMQQAAVQQAKREQLMYSIQHKAQKSAEFRARKEDREIMKVIDRSMEEEARLCLAAERRLRLNAADNLRKRAELYHAERKEDEARLKRRAMLRGTAKRVSINNALTSWETALQRHELASEDAARRATYATLYARKRARGFRVTRAMDKRRARARRIAAVTELMRDAIKNT; this comes from the exons aGTCCCCGAGGCGTTCGCGATGTCCCTCTCCGAAGAAAATTTCACCGATAAGCCTTTCGAATG TTTCAGACCTCATAGGTTCAATAGACTATGATAGCAGTGGCTTGGATTCGATTCCCGCGAGGGATATAAAATTACTACAGGCCTTAGTaagaaagaaagaagaaaaCGATGAAAGGGACAAACTAGCTGAACACTTCCAGAAGATGTggttaaaagaaaaagaagaaagaGAGGCT GTGGAAATCCAAACATCGGAACAATATCGCCGCTACTTACACCAGAAACGAGTTCAAGATAGAAGATGGTATGAATTTCGTTCGATGCAGCAGGCAGCCGTACAGCAGGCTAAGAGGGAGCAATTGATGTACTCCATACAACATAAAGCACAAAAAAGCGCAGAGTTTAGAGCACGGAAAGAAGATAGGGAA ATAATGAAAGTAATCGATAGATCGATGGAGGAAGAAGCTCGTTTATGTCTGGCTGCAGAGCGGCGACTGCGACTCAACGCTGCGGACAATTTGCGGAAAAGAGCTGAACTATACCATGCGGAAAGAAAAGAGGACGAAGCCAGACTAAAACGGCGCGCTATGTTACGAGGTACGGCTAAG CGTGTTTCAATAAACAACGCCCTAACAAGTTGGGAGACAGCACTACAACGTCACGAGTTAGCCAGCGAGGACGCAGCGCGGCGTGCGACGTATGCGACGTTGTATGCAAGGAAACGAGCACGTGGCTTTAGAGTGACGCGCGCTATGGACAAGCGGCGCGCGAGAGCGAGACGGATAGCTGCTGTCACTGAGCTCATGCGGGACGCTATTAAGAATACCTAG